A window of Elusimicrobiota bacterium contains these coding sequences:
- a CDS encoding YebC/PmpR family DNA-binding transcriptional regulator translates to MSGHSKWAGIKHHKAAQDSKRGRLFTKIIRELTISARESGSNPDHNPRLRKAIEDARTANMPQDNVKKAIMRGTGELPGVIYEEVSYEGYGPGGVAVLVETTTDNKNRTTAEIRKMFSAHGGNLGENGCVGWMFSKKGFIAIDKKTMKEDDFLNLSLEIGADDVHSDDDDSYEIYTTVEDFNKVKKGVDDHKVITLTAEVTYVPQTYVKLDDKSAEQMLSLMEDLDNHDDVKNVYANFDIAKELMEKISQAQG, encoded by the coding sequence ATGTCAGGACATTCTAAATGGGCAGGGATTAAGCACCATAAAGCCGCTCAAGATTCAAAACGCGGCCGGTTATTCACTAAAATAATACGCGAGTTAACAATATCTGCACGCGAAAGCGGTAGTAATCCGGATCATAACCCGCGGTTGAGAAAAGCTATAGAAGACGCGCGTACAGCTAATATGCCTCAAGATAATGTTAAGAAAGCAATTATGCGCGGTACCGGCGAACTCCCGGGAGTTATCTATGAAGAAGTTTCGTACGAAGGCTACGGCCCGGGTGGCGTAGCGGTTTTAGTTGAGACTACTACTGATAACAAAAACCGTACAACCGCAGAAATACGGAAAATGTTTTCCGCGCATGGCGGTAACCTCGGCGAGAACGGTTGTGTAGGATGGATGTTTTCGAAAAAAGGTTTTATCGCGATTGATAAAAAAACAATGAAGGAAGACGATTTTCTCAACTTATCCCTGGAGATAGGTGCGGATGACGTTCATTCGGATGATGATGATAGTTATGAGATCTACACTACTGTCGAAGATTTTAATAAAGTAAAAAAAGGCGTTGATGACCACAAAGTTATTACTCTTACCGCGGAAGTAACTTATGTTCCTCAGACGTATGTTAAGCTTGATGATAAAAGTGCGGAACAAATGCTGTCGTTAATGGAAGACCTTGACAACCATGACGACGTGAAAAATGTGTATGCCAATTTTGATATAGCAAAAGAGTTGATGGAAAAAATTAGTCAAGCACAGGGTTAA
- the ruvC gene encoding crossover junction endodeoxyribonuclease RuvC encodes MRILGIDPGSAILGWGIIESVNDTATAVDYGVITTPKKCEIRERLTTIYSGVERIIQKFNPDTMAIEKLFFNKNVTTAMAVSESRGVAILAAAKIGICVCEYTPLQVKKALTGYGIAEKQQVQKMIQLLLRLKELPKPDDAADALAIALCCLSTDTFTKAVNDAENKL; translated from the coding sequence GTGAGGATACTTGGGATAGATCCCGGCAGCGCAATACTTGGCTGGGGAATTATTGAGTCTGTTAATGATACCGCTACAGCGGTTGATTACGGTGTTATTACTACCCCTAAGAAGTGTGAAATCCGTGAAAGGTTGACAACTATATATTCCGGCGTAGAACGCATCATACAAAAATTCAATCCTGATACTATGGCTATAGAAAAACTTTTCTTCAACAAGAATGTTACAACTGCGATGGCAGTGAGTGAATCACGTGGTGTGGCAATACTTGCCGCTGCAAAAATTGGTATTTGTGTATGTGAGTATACGCCGCTTCAGGTAAAAAAAGCGTTAACTGGTTACGGTATTGCAGAAAAACAGCAGGTACAGAAAATGATTCAGTTATTATTGAGATTAAAGGAATTACCGAAACCTGACGATGCAGCGGATGCACTGGCTATCGCGTTGTGTTGTTTAAGTACAGATACTTTTACTAAAGCCGTCAATGATGCGGAAAACAAATTATAG
- the ruvA gene encoding Holliday junction branch migration protein RuvA: MIRFIKGVLAEKSMSSSVIDVNGIGYEVIISQNTYQKLPSVGKYVVFYTHFYIRETSQELYGFTSTEERDLFQKLLTVNDVGPKIALSILSVAHPLMFRKAVLENDIHFLTTIPGIGKKTAEKVILELKGKIKDWVIPGDRDDTEQVVTKTRNVTDAIAGLVGLGYKEPDARDAVEAVDTELTPNSTAEEIITIALRKFGNEKRT, encoded by the coding sequence ATGATACGTTTTATCAAAGGTGTATTAGCAGAAAAAAGTATGAGTTCCTCTGTTATTGATGTAAACGGTATAGGTTATGAAGTTATTATCTCGCAGAATACTTACCAAAAACTTCCATCTGTCGGAAAGTATGTGGTCTTCTACACTCATTTTTATATCCGTGAAACTTCACAGGAACTATACGGGTTCACCTCAACAGAAGAACGCGATTTATTCCAAAAACTACTGACAGTTAACGATGTCGGCCCGAAGATAGCGTTGTCAATCCTGTCTGTAGCGCATCCTTTAATGTTCCGTAAAGCTGTACTTGAAAACGATATACATTTTCTTACTACTATCCCCGGGATCGGGAAAAAGACCGCTGAAAAAGTTATACTGGAATTGAAGGGTAAAATAAAAGACTGGGTAATCCCCGGTGACAGAGATGATACCGAACAGGTAGTAACAAAAACGCGGAACGTTACGGATGCAATCGCCGGGCTAGTGGGGTTAGGATACAAAGAACCCGATGCACGTGATGCTGTTGAAGCTGTAGATACTGAACTAACACCCAATTCAACCGCAGAAGAAATTATTACCATCGCGTTAAGAAAGTTTGGAAATGAAAAAAGAACGTGA
- the ruvB gene encoding Holliday junction branch migration DNA helicase RuvB, whose translation MKKERDTLINSTKTSADEQQVDTSLRPKVLTEFIGQEKLKSNLKVFIEAARKRKEPLDHCLFYSPPGLGKTTLANIIANEMRVNIRTTSGPVLERVGDIAAILTGLKDGDVFFIDEIHRLNRSVEEALYPVMEENKLDIILGQGPQARTMRLPLPKFTLIGATTRAGLLTSPLRERFGIVANLDFYPPAELKQIVLRSASILNICIDDPGAATIAQRSRGTPRIVNRLLRRTRDFAEVKADGVITQEVAMNALAALEIDPAGLDVTDRKILAAIIEKFSGGPVGLDTIAVAVSEETDSLTDVYEPFLIQAGFLQRTPRGRVATEHAYKHLGIIHTKNKEENLF comes from the coding sequence ATGAAAAAAGAACGTGATACCCTGATTAACTCTACCAAAACCTCTGCTGACGAACAGCAGGTGGATACATCGTTACGCCCAAAGGTACTGACCGAATTTATAGGCCAGGAAAAACTTAAATCCAACCTCAAAGTTTTTATTGAAGCCGCAAGGAAACGGAAAGAACCGCTGGATCACTGCTTGTTCTATAGCCCGCCGGGTTTAGGGAAAACTACGCTTGCTAACATTATAGCCAATGAAATGAGGGTTAATATCCGTACCACCTCAGGGCCTGTACTTGAACGTGTAGGCGATATAGCGGCAATACTTACAGGATTAAAAGACGGCGATGTGTTCTTCATAGATGAAATCCACCGGCTTAACCGTTCAGTGGAAGAGGCGTTGTATCCTGTAATGGAAGAAAATAAACTTGATATCATCCTTGGACAGGGCCCTCAAGCGCGTACTATGCGGTTACCATTACCTAAGTTTACGCTTATCGGCGCAACGACACGCGCAGGATTGCTAACTTCACCTTTACGTGAACGCTTTGGTATAGTTGCAAACCTTGACTTTTATCCTCCGGCTGAATTGAAGCAGATAGTCCTTCGTTCCGCAAGTATTTTGAATATCTGTATCGACGACCCTGGCGCAGCAACAATCGCACAGCGGTCAAGAGGCACACCGAGGATAGTTAACCGCTTATTACGCCGTACACGCGACTTCGCGGAGGTTAAGGCAGACGGTGTTATCACACAAGAAGTTGCGATGAATGCGCTTGCGGCGTTGGAGATCGACCCTGCGGGATTGGATGTTACTGACCGCAAAATATTAGCTGCAATTATTGAAAAATTCTCGGGCGGCCCTGTTGGGCTTGATACCATTGCGGTAGCGGTCTCTGAAGAAACGGATAGCTTGACTGACGTTTATGAACCATTTCTTATACAAGCAGGATTTCTACAACGTACACCACGGGGACGTGTAGCAACCGAACATGCGTACAAACATCTGGGAATTATTCATACAAAAAATAAGGAAGAGAACTTGTTCTGA